The window CGGAAAAACCGGTTATGATCCACAGGGCTTTGATGGGTTCATTGGAAAGATTTTTCGGAGTCCTGATCGAACATTATGCCGGCGCTTTCCCTTTATGGCTTGCGCCAGTGCAAGCAAAGGTTATCAGCATAAGCGACAAAGCGCAAGCGTATGCCAATGAAGTAAATAAACAGCTGCTTAATAGCGATATACGCAGTGAAGCAGATACCCGCAATGAAACGCTTGGATATAAAATAAGGGAAGCGACAATGAGCAAAATTCCATATGTTATAGTTGTCGGGGAAAAAGAAATAGAAAATAAAAAAATCTCTGTTAGGACATATGGCAGCAAGGTTTCGAACGAAACCACTGTCTCAGATTTTATTTCTCTCTTGACATCCAAGTAGTATTTTAGTATATATTAAGGCAATTTTATAAACAAGTGAGAGGAGAAAATTTAAACACACTGTGAAACCCGGAGAACATAAAAACTACGTTCGTACCAATGATTACATAAGAGTGCCTCAGGTAAGACTGATTGATGAAACCGAAGGCCAGCTTGGGGTAAAAACGATTCAGGAAGCATTAAAACTTGCCAGGGAAAAGGGCAAAGACTTAATCGAAATAGTTCCTCAGTCGAACCCACCTATCTGCAAAATAATGGATTTTTCGAAGTATAAATACGAACAAAACCAGAAATTGAAGGACCAAAGAAAAAGACAGAGAAACACTTCTATAATCAAAGAAATACGTTTGAGGCCGATGATAAGCGAGCATGATCTGGCGTTTAAGCTTAACCATGCGAGAGACTTTTTCGAAGAGAACCATAAAGTAAAATTTACGATATTGTTTTTGGGAAGGGAAATGTCCCACAATCAAATTGGAAGGGAACTTGCTAAAAAAATCAGGGAACAGCTTAAAGAAGTCGCTGAAGTCGATTTTGAACCAAAACTAGAGGGGAATAGGCTGATAGCGCAGTTTTCGCCTATAAAAAAATGAACAAATTAAAAACACACAGCGGTGCAAAAAAAAGATTTAGAGTAACAGGGACAGGCAAGATCAAATACAAACAGGCAGGACAGAGGCATTTGTTAACCGGGATGTCTTCAAATAGAGGCAGGCGCCTCAGAAGAACCGAAGTATTAAGCGGTCCGGAGAGAAAAATCATAAAACTAACATTGGGAAATCGATAAAAGGGGATATACCCCATAGCCTTCCTAGCGGCTAGCATGGGGTATTAAGAAGGTACTAAAATGAGAATAAAAAGCGGAGTTTATACAAGACAAAGAAAGAAAAAATATTTTAGGCTGGCTAAAGGCAGTTACTCAAACAAGGGAAACCGCTGGAGAATGGTCCACCAGCATGTGGAAAAATCCCTGGAAAAATCTTACATTGACAGAAAAAAGAAAAAAAGAAATTACAAAAAATTATGGATTTCAAGGATTAATGCCATAGCCAGAGAGTTTAACCTACCATATAACAAATTCATGAACGGGCTTGTCAAATCAGGCGTTACCATCAACCGTAAAATGCTTGCAGACATGGCAGTAAATGACCGTGCATCATTTACAAACCTCATGGACCTTGCAAAAAAAGCCCTGGCAAAATAAATTTAGTTTTCCCAGTATATGAAAAAACCTGATTCTTCTTTGGCCCAAAAGACGGCGCTTGATATTAAGAATGTTCAAAAAGAAATATTTGAGCTTGTAAATTCTGCGTCAGATATCAAGCTTCTCGAGGAACTAAAAAACAAATACCTCGGAAGAAAAGGCAAGATAAACGCCATATCACAAAATCTTCCGGAAATCCCTGTTGATAAAAGAAAAGAAATAGGGCAGGCGTTAAACAAGCTGAAAACCGAAACCGAAACATCGATAGACAACAAATTCAAAACTCTCAGCCGGGCTTCTGCCGAAACCTCGGAAGCAAATAAAGAAAAAATCGACATTACCTTACCTGGGAACCCTGTAAATCATGCGCATAAACACCCTCTTACGCAGATTACGCAAGAGATTTCCAAAATCTTTATCTCCCTGGGTTTTCAGACAGCAACCGGCCCCGATATAGAATCCGATTATTACAATTTTGAAGCGCTTAATATACCAGCTGAACATCCGGCAAGGGATATGCATGATACTTTTTACATAAAAACTGATTCACAGCCGGACGGGCCGGGCACTACTCTGTTAAGGACGCACACTTCTCCCGTACAGATAAGGGTTATGGAGAAATTCCAGCCGCCTGTAAGAATTATTGTTCCCGGGAGAGTTTACCGCAATGAAGCGATAGACGCTACTCATTCGGCAGTTTTCCATCAGATTGAAGGCCTTGCTGTAGATGAAAATATAACTTTCGCAGACCTTAAAGCGACCCTTGCTACTTTCGCAAAAAAAATGTTCGGTGAAAAAATAGCAGTTAGATTCAGGCCTTCCTATTTTCCGTTCACGGAGCCTTCAGCAGAAATGGATGTCAGATGTATTTTTTGCGGCGGAAAAGGCTGCAAGATTTGCAAGAATTTAGGCTGGCTTGAGACCCTTGGATGCGGAATGGTAAACCCCAGGGTTTTCGATTATGTAAAATATGACAGGGAAAAGTACACCGGTTTTGCTTTTGGCATAGGTGTAGAACGCATAACAATGCTTAAGTTCGGCGTGGATGATGTGCGTTTATTCTATGAAAATGACTTGAGATTTCTTAAACAGTTCTAAACAGAAAAATGAAAATATCCTATAATTGGTTAAAAGAATTCATTGCAATTGAACAATACGCTCCTGAGCAGATAGCCGAAATTCTTCTTTCTATCGGCCTTGAAGTCGAAGAAATAGTACGCCCCTACAATATTCCGGATACCGTAATAACCGCTGAAATTAAAAATATTGCGAAACACCCAAATGCGGATAAACTCACTGTTTGTATTGTTACAGACGGTTCAACAGAACACCAGATTGTCTGCGGGGCAAAAAATATAAATAACGGCGATAAAATACCGCTTGCACTCCCGGGTTCGAAACTACCTAATGGCCTGGAAATAAAACCAACGGCAATACGCGGAATTGAGTCCTTCGGCATGCTTTGCTCTTCAAAAGAGTTAGGCCTTAATGACGACCATTCCGGCATTTTAATTTTGCCGGCAAACACTGTCCTCGGAAAGACTCTTAATGAAACATTGGGCCTTAACGATATAATATTTGATGTTGCTGTTTATCCGAACCGCCCTGACTGCCTCAGTATATTAGGCGTCGCGCGTGAACTTTCTGCAAAATTAGGTTTGAACCTTAAGCTTCCCGACCTTTATAATCCGAGAAAATCAGAAAATGAACATTTCCCGGTTGAAATAGTTGAAAATAACCTTTGCAGCAGGTATATTGCTTCATATCTAAATGATATCAAGGTTACAGACTCTTCACTAAAAATACAATTACGCCTTTTAAACCACGGCCTGCGGCCTATTAACAACGTTGTAGACATTACAAATTATGTTTTACTTGAAACAGGACATCCTCTCCACTCTTTTGATATGGACAAACTTTCAGGAAAGAAAATTATAGTTAGAAAAGCCGTGCAGGATGAAAACCTGCTTGCGCTGAACAAATTAGAATACAAACTTTCTTCAGACATGCTGGTTATCGCCGACGAAAACAGCCCCCAGGCAATTGCCGGCGTGATCGGCGGAGAAATTTCGGGTGTTACAAAGCATACAAATAATGTTATTCTCGAAAGCGCCCTGTTTAAACCCCAGAGTGTACGCAGCACCAGGAACAAACTGAACGTTTCTACAGACGCTTCTTACAGGTTTGAAAGAGGTTGTTCGTGGGAGGGCTGTGAACTGGCGGCAAAAAGAGCGTTATTTCTTTTATTGCAAAACACGGACGGTAAATTTGTCAGCATAAATGATACATTTAAAGAAGAATTAAGGCCAAAAAAATTGACTCTGCGCACTTCAAGATTAAATAAAGTCCTTGGCATGAACCCTGCCCTGGATAAAAAAGAAATCGGAGATATATTATTAAAGCTGAATTTAAGAGTTGAACCGCAGGATGACAACTTAAACGTTGAAATTCCTACCTACAGGCTCGACCTGAACGAAGAAATTGATTTAATCGAAGAAGTCGCGAGAATTAAAGGATATGATTCAATTCCTTCAGATTTAATAACCGCAAAAATACCGGAATATATCATTGAAGAACCGCTGCTTGATTTACAGGATAAAACCAGGGATTTTCTTACCGGCCAGGGTTTTCATGAAGTTTTAAACTACAGTTTTTACAAAAACAACCTTCCTGACCTTAAGTCAGATGCCAGCGCATTAATTGAAATTGCGAATCCACTTTCACAGGACACCAAATTTTTAAGGCCTTCTTTGCTTCCAGGGATGTTTCAGAATGTACTTCATAACCTGAATAACCGGATTGAAGATATTAAACTTTTTGAATTGGGGAAAATATTTTTACAACAGGCTTCAAACAAAAAAGAAATGAACCATCTTGGCATAATCGCCGTGGGAAACACATTTCCCGTCAGCTGGAAAACTAAAGCGCTTAAAACCGATTACTATGTGATTTCGGGCCTGGTCCAGAAATTACTCACAAGCACTTTCCAGTTTTCCGGATGGGAATTATCCGAAATAACAGAAGAAGCCGGAATTTTTGCTCAAGGACAGTCCGCAGTGGTTTGTCATAATAAAGAAATTATCGCAAAATTCGGCCTTATAAATCCCGCTTACCATCCTGACATAAACGAAGACGTGTTTTTTGCCGAAGTTTACATGGATAATTTAATTGACAAGGTTTCAAGCGACAGAAAATACAGCCATTATTCAAACCTCCCGCTGTCCAAACGAGACCTATCAGTTTTAGTTCCGGCTGAAATAACTTATAGTTGCCTCGCTGATGAGATTCATGGCTGTAAAACAAAGGATATTAATATTGAAATTGAACTGTTTGATTTATATAAAGGAGAAAAAATTCAATCCGATAAGAAAAGTTTAAGTTTTACTTTATATTTCAGCCATAAGTCCCGCACGCTTATAGACGAGGAAATAAATGCCGTAATAAAGCAGATTCTTGAAAAATTGGGTAAAATCGGCATAATGCTTAGAAGTTAATCATTTGACTTACAAAGCTTTTTATTATATTATATGCTCATGGTTGATGAATTGCAGTTGCTTGAGAAAAAATTACACGAATTAGCAAATAAAACAGCCAATTTGAACGCCGAAAACGAGAAAATGAAGGCTGAATTGAAGTTTTTTGAAAAAGATTCCGAAGGTATTAAGAAAACTAAGTCCGATATTGATGGTTTTCAGACCCAAAAAAATCAAATTAAGGAGAAATTGACCAAGCTTCTCAACAAATTTTCAGAGGCAGGGCTTTAATGAGTGAAAAAGTTGCTGTAGGAATCCTCGGAAAAACGTATACTCTAGAAACTGACATAGATCCGCTTGAACTCCAGGCGAGGGCAAAGTATGTTGAGGAGAAATTAAAAGAAGCAAGCCCCAACTCTGACAGGGCCACTAGTTCAGACGTAGCAGTACTTACAGCGCTAATTATCGCAGACGAATTGTTTAATTTAAAAACTAATTATGAAAATCTAAAATCTATGGTTAACAAAAAATCTAATGACCTTATTTCAGTTATTGACAGGGCATTGGAACCCTAGAGTTGTTCTTTGTCTATATTCTGCGATATAATACGCCTTGCGCGCCCTGAAAGTGTTGGCTGGCTTAAAACTTAGCTTTAAAGCTTGGTCTAGTTTTTATTTATGAAACACACTGAAATTGGCGGCAATGATTTATTTGCCATAAAGCAAAACAGCACGGCGCAGCAAGACAAACCATTTGCTCTTAAAGTAGCTCCTGTTGATTTTGACGGTTTTGTAGGGCAGGACGAAATTTTGGGCCCCGGAAAGCTCTTGCGCAGAATCATAGACTCAGACAAAATCAGCTCGCTTATCTTTTTCGGCCCTTCCGGCACAGGCAAAAGCGCACTCGCCAGAATAGTATCAAAGAAAACAAAATCTCATTTTGTTGAAAGCAACGCAGTAATGATCGGCGTCAATGATTTGCGTAAAATAATTGACGAGGCCTATAACCGCAAGCAGTTCAACGCAGTAAAAACCATTCTTTTACTTGACGAAATCCACCATTTTAACCGCACCCAGCAGGATGCCCTGCTCCCTTATGTTGAAAAAGGCATAATAACTCTGATTGGTATAACGACTGAAAATCCTTACTTCTATATTAATTCGGCGCTATTATCCAGGTCGCTGGTATTCCAGTTCAAGGCGCATACGCAGCAAGATATTGAAAAAATAATTCATAACGCTCTAAAAAATCCTGAAAACGGGATTAATGGAAATACTATCGACCTGAAAGATGACGCACTCAAACACATTCTAAAATATGCCGAAGGAGACGCAAGAAAAGCTTTAAATGCTCTTGAAATAGGGATTGTAACATCAGCGCCGTCAAAAGACGGCAAAATCGTTTTTGACCTCAAGCTCGCAGAAGAATCCACTCAAAACAAGTCCATTGTTTATGACAAATCCGGGGATGCTCATTATGACCATATCTCGGCGTTTATTAAATCCATCCGCGGAAGCGACCCCGATGCGGCTCTTTATTGGATGGCAAAAATGCTGGAAGCAGGCGAAGATCCCAGGTTTATTGCCAGGCGGATAATTATTGCCGCCAGTGAAGATGTAGGCAATGCTGACCCCCAGGCGCTTCAGGTAGCTATCTCTGTGCTTCAGGCCATTGAATTTGTAGGCATGCCTGAAGGCAGAATACCGTTAGCCCAGGCAGTAACCTATGTTGCAACTGCGCCAAAATCCAATGCAAGCTATCTGGCCATATCTGCGGCTCAGCAGGAAGTTAAAAACGGCAAATTGCGCGATGTTCCTAATCATTTGAAAGATGCAAGCGTTGACGGGGAAAAATTAGGCCATGGCAAAGGCTATAAATATCCTCACAGTTTTGAAGGCCATTTTGTGGAGCAGGAATATATGCCTGAACACAAGGAATTTTATACGCCGTCTGAAGAAGGATTTGAAGCAATAATTAAAAAGAGGATGGCTGGATGGAAAAAGCAATAATCAGGCAAAGAATAGCTGTTCTTAGGGATAATTGGCCTGAAAAAGAAAGAATCAAAATGAATAAGCTTATCGAAAAGAATGTTTACGGCCTTAAAGAGTTTGAAAAAGCAAAAGCTGTTATGCTTTTTGTTCCATTCCGGTCGGAAGTTGATACGCTTCCGATTATTAAAACAGCCTTGAAACTGAAAAAGCGGGTCATTCTTCCAAGGGTTGAGAAAACACTTGCGGAAAAAAAGCTGTTAGCAATTGAAATCAATGATGTAAAAAAGGATTTAAAAACCGGGGCATACGGAATACTTGAGCCGTTTAAAAAAGCCAAAGAAGTTACTCCGGAAGAAATAGAGCTTGTATTTGTGCCGGGAATAGCATTTGACAAAAAAGGCAGTAGAATTGGATATGGCGGCGGGTATTACGACCGGTTTCTAAAAAACATACCGCTTTCAAAAAGAATCGGGATTGCGTACAGTTTCCAACTGGCCGGAAATATACCGTCAACAAAACACGATTTAAAAGTAGCTAAAGTTTTAACTGAAAAAGGAGTTAAATTATGTTAATTATTGCAGCAGTTGTGAGCGTCGTAATAGGCATTACCGTGGGGTATTTTTTAAGAATACTCTATGGTAAATCGAAATTAAGCGCTTCTGAAACACTGGCAAAGAAAATTCTCGCAGACGCGCAAACCCTGGCTGAAGCAAAGAAAAAAGAAGCTTTGCTGGAAGTAAAAGAAACCCTTGAACGCGACAGGCGCGAGCTTGAAAAAGAATTCAAGGACCGCAAGCAGGAGATAACAAACCAGGAAAGGCGTATCAACCAGAAAGAAGAAAACTTGGAAAGAAAAGCGGACATTATCGAAAAAAAAGAACGGGACCTTCAGGAAAGGGAAAGAAATATGCATCTAAAGGAAAAATCCCTTCAGGATGAACTGCTTGCAGTGCAAAAAACCCGGGAAGAGCAGAGAATAGTTCTTGAAAGAGTCGCCGGAATGACGGCCGAAGAAGCCAAGAAGATTCTTTTTCAGAACTATGAGGATGAGGTAAGAAAGGAATCAGCATTAAGAGCCCGCAGTATTGAACAGGAAGCAAGGGAAACAGCCGAAAAGAAAGCCAAGGAAATTGTCGCTATAGCGATACAGCGTTATTCTGCTGACCATTCTACAGATACGACAACCACAACAATTACCATACAGAACGATGAAATAAAGGGAAGAATTATCGGCCGGGAGGGAAGAAACATCCGTGCGTTTGAACAAGCAACGGGTGTTGACCTTATTGTTGACGATACTCCTGAAACTATTACGATTTCCGCTTTTGAGCCGCTGCGCAGAGAGATAGCAAAAATATCATTGGAACGCCTCATTGCTGACGGAAGGATTCACCCGGCAAGAATTGAGGAAGTTGTGGCTAAAGTAAAAGTAGAAATGGAAGACGTGTTAAAAGAAATCGGCGAGAAGACAGTAGTTGAACTCGGTATTGTAGGAATAAATACTGAATTACTGAAACTTATAGGAAAACTCAAATTCAGGACTTCCTACGGGCAGAACCAGTTACAGCACACTATTGAAGTTGCATGGCTGTCGGCAAATATAGCAGGTGAGCTGGGCGCTGATATAAATATGTGTAAAAAAGCGGCGTTACTGCACGATATCGGTAAAGCTGTTGACCACGAACAAGAGGGAACACATCACCAGATTTCAGCCGAAATAGCCAAAAAGTACGGCGAGTCTGACAAGATGATAAATATAATTCTTTCGCACCATGAAGGATTTGCTCAGCCGCAATCTGTTGAAGCGTTTATTATAGCCGCCGCAGATGCTATTTCCGCCGCGAGGCCGGGCGCAAGAAGGGAATCAGTAGAACATTACATCAAACGCCTTGAAAAACTTGAAAAAGTCGCCACAGATTTCCGCGGCGTAGAAACTGCTTACGCGATTCAGGCGGGGCGCGAAATCCGCATTATGGTGGAGCCGGAAGAAATTGACGATACAAAGGCCTACGCTCTGGCGAAAGATGTTGCGAAAAAGATTGAACAGGAGCTTGAATACCCGGGACAGATAAAGGTGGTTGTTATCAGGGAAATCAGGGCCCAGGAAATAGCGAAGTAATGAACATTCTTAAGGTTTTATTTATTGGCGATATTGTAGGGGAGCCGGGCAGGGAAATCCTGAAAAGAAGCCTGCCTGAGCTTGTAAGTAAAAATAACATTAATTTTGTTATCGCCAATTCGGAAAATGCGGCCAGCGGTAAGGGCTTGACCAAGTCCGTCAGCGATGAGATTTTTTCCAGCGGTGTAAATGTTTCTACTTTGGGCAACCACACCTTTGAACGCAGGGAAATCAATGATATTATTACCGACCCCAGGATTATCAGGCCTGCCAATTATCCTGCAGAAGTTCCAGGCAAGGGATTTGGCATTTACAATGTAGAAACGGCCGGAGGCACAGTTGAGCTTGCTGTTGCAAACCTTATGGGAAGAGTTTATATGATTCAAATAGACGACCCTTTCCGTACGGCAGATAAAATCCTATCAGAAATATCTAAAACTACAAAAAACATTATTGTGGATTTTCACGCCGAAATAACATCAGAAAAGCAGGCGTTTGGCTGGTATCTGGACGGCAGAGCCAGCGCTGTGATTGGGACTCATACCCATGTGCAGACAGCTGATGAACGCATTTTGCCGCAAGGAACAGCTTATTTGACTGATGTCGGAATGACAGGCCCCAGGGATGGAATTATCGGTGTGGATAGGGAAATAATTATCAAAAGGTATCTAACTTCTATGCCTCACAGGTTTTCAGTAGCAGCCGGTGAAACTATGCTCAATGCGTGCATAATTAATATTGATACTGATACAGGCGCTTCTACAAATATTCAAAGGATAAGAGTAGGATGAAAAAGATAGAAGATGTTCTCAATAGCTGGAAAAATTTGATAGATAAGTCTTTAAAATATTATTTGACACCAAAGTCAAAAGACTTTAATCAGCAGATATATGATGCTATGATTTATTCTGTTTTTCCGGGTGGAAAAAGGATAAGGCCTATTCTTACGCTGGCTTCAGCGAAGGCCTGCGGATTGCCAGAGAAAGATGTTCTGCCTGCGGCCTGCGCTATTGAAATTGTTCATAGTTATTCGCTGATTCATGATGATTTGCCTTCTATGGATAATGCGCCTTTGCGCAGGGGAAAACCGACGGTTCATAAGAAGTTTAATGAAGGTTTAGCTGTGCTGGCAGGTGATGCGCTGCTTACAAAAGCTTTTGAGTTATGTTCAGATAATGCTAAGAACACTAAAGTAAAACCCGCCCAGGCAATTAAGGCTATTTCTGCGCTTGCAAGAGCCGCAGGGGATGTTGGTATGATTGGCGGGCAGGTGGCAGATACTTTTGGTGCTCATAAAAATCTGGATAGAAAGAAACGCGAAAGGCTTCTTGATTATATTCATACGCACAAAACAGGCGACCTGATAGAAGTAAGTGTTTTGCTTGGGGGGATTCTTGCAGGGGTAAACGAGAAGAAGCTTAAGGCGCTTAAAAGTTATGGACGCAAGATTGGGCTGGCGTTTCAGGTGGTGGATGATATTTTTGATAGCGAAGAAGACGCAGATAAGTTGACCTATCCAAATTTCTACGGTTTAGATAACTCCCGCAAACTTGCCTGCCAATTAATTTCCGATGCAAAAAAAGAACTAAAACTATTTGGGCCAAAAGCTAATATACTTTCTTCTCTTGCTGACTTTGTCATCCAAAGAAAAAGCTAAGGAATTAGGGGTGAGATTGCAGAGGAAAACGAATACCGTATTACCTAACTACGTCCCCAATATGTACAGATGGACTTTTGTCCGGCTTGTTAAATTATAAAAAAATTGATAAAATAGCACTACAAATTTAAGGAGAAAATTGTGAAAAAACATTTTTTAGTTACTCCCGGGCCTACACCGATACCGCCCCAGGTTGCGCAAAAAGAATCGCTGCCGATATTGCATCATAGAACTGAAGAATTCGGTAAAATATTTATTGAAGCTATTGAAGGCATGAAGTACATATTCCAGACAAAAAATGATACGTTTATTATGGCAAGCTCAGGCACCGGCGCGATGGAATCCGCTGTGGTGAACCTTTTATCTCCAGGCGATGAAGTTCTTGTAGCCAGTTCCGGCGTTTTTGGCAATAGATGGGGCAAAATGTGCGAAGCTTACGGCATAAAACCAATTTTAATAGAATCAGAATGGGGAAACTGTATAAAACCAGAACAGATTGAAAGCGAATTGAAAAAAAATCCGAAAATAAAAGTTGTATTTGCTTCTCATACCGAAACATCTACCGGAGTGGTTTTTGACCTTAAAGCAATCGGTGAGATAGTAAGCAAAACACCTGCAATCCTGGTAGTTGATGCAATCAGCGGGCTAGCCGGTCAGCCGTTATACACAGATACCTGGAAACTTGATGTTGTTGTATCAGGTTCGCAAAAAGGGCTTATGTGCGCCCCCGGGCTGGCTTTCGTTGCCGTAAACCAGAAAGCTTGGCCTGTCGTAGAAGCGGCAAAACTTCCAAGGTTTTACTGGGATTACCGCAAAATGAAAAAATCAGTAGAAAACAAGGAAACGCCGTTTACGCCTGCAGTGACTTTGATTGTTGCGCTCAATGAGGCGATAAACATGATAAAAACCGAAGGAATAGAAAATGTTTTTGCGAGGACCGAAAAACTTGCGAAAGCCACCCGCAGCGCTCTTGAAGCGATGAACCTGCAGCTTTTTGCCGACAAATCCTGTGTTTGTAATGTGTTAACCAGCGCAAAAGTCCCGGAGGGCGTTGACGGCGGGAAAATCGTTAAAACATTAAGGCAGGAATTTGGTATTTCCATTGCCGGCGGTCAGGATAAATTAAAAGGTAAAATTATCCGCTTGGCGCATATGGGCTACATTGACCAGTTTGATTTAATAGCGGCATTTACAGGGCTGGAAATAGTTTTGTCAAAACTGGGCCACAAACTGGAACCCGGAAAATCCATAGCTGTCGCTGAGAGGAACCTGGCATGATTAAATTACTGATGACCTATTCGAGCAGTGATGGGCTTGATAAATTACTTAACCATCCCCAGTTTAAAGTTGAAGTTCATTCAAAACCAACGCCAGAAAAGTTTGCTGAACTAATCCCTGCTTACGAAGGGCTTCTTATCCGTTCGGAAGTAAAGGTTACGAAAGAAATAATGGATGCGGCAAAAAATTTGAAACTCATTGTGCGCGCCGGTACTGGCGTCGACAATATCGATAAAGCTTATGCAACGCAGAAAGGCATAGTTGTTATGAATGTCCCC of the Elusimicrobiota bacterium genome contains:
- a CDS encoding TIGR00282 family metallophosphoesterase, with amino-acid sequence MNILKVLFIGDIVGEPGREILKRSLPELVSKNNINFVIANSENAASGKGLTKSVSDEIFSSGVNVSTLGNHTFERREINDIITDPRIIRPANYPAEVPGKGFGIYNVETAGGTVELAVANLMGRVYMIQIDDPFRTADKILSEISKTTKNIIVDFHAEITSEKQAFGWYLDGRASAVIGTHTHVQTADERILPQGTAYLTDVGMTGPRDGIIGVDREIIIKRYLTSMPHRFSVAAGETMLNACIINIDTDTGASTNIQRIRVG
- a CDS encoding polyprenyl synthetase family protein; the encoded protein is MKKIEDVLNSWKNLIDKSLKYYLTPKSKDFNQQIYDAMIYSVFPGGKRIRPILTLASAKACGLPEKDVLPAACAIEIVHSYSLIHDDLPSMDNAPLRRGKPTVHKKFNEGLAVLAGDALLTKAFELCSDNAKNTKVKPAQAIKAISALARAAGDVGMIGGQVADTFGAHKNLDRKKRERLLDYIHTHKTGDLIEVSVLLGGILAGVNEKKLKALKSYGRKIGLAFQVVDDIFDSEEDADKLTYPNFYGLDNSRKLACQLISDAKKELKLFGPKANILSSLADFVIQRKS
- a CDS encoding alanine--glyoxylate aminotransferase family protein, yielding MKKHFLVTPGPTPIPPQVAQKESLPILHHRTEEFGKIFIEAIEGMKYIFQTKNDTFIMASSGTGAMESAVVNLLSPGDEVLVASSGVFGNRWGKMCEAYGIKPILIESEWGNCIKPEQIESELKKNPKIKVVFASHTETSTGVVFDLKAIGEIVSKTPAILVVDAISGLAGQPLYTDTWKLDVVVSGSQKGLMCAPGLAFVAVNQKAWPVVEAAKLPRFYWDYRKMKKSVENKETPFTPAVTLIVALNEAINMIKTEGIENVFARTEKLAKATRSALEAMNLQLFADKSCVCNVLTSAKVPEGVDGGKIVKTLRQEFGISIAGGQDKLKGKIIRLAHMGYIDQFDLIAAFTGLEIVLSKLGHKLEPGKSIAVAERNLA